The Neodiprion virginianus isolate iyNeoVirg1 chromosome 5, iyNeoVirg1.1, whole genome shotgun sequence genome contains a region encoding:
- the LOC124305202 gene encoding inositol polyphosphate 5-phosphatase K-like isoform X1, with protein sequence MAEKTDKLRFYFVTWNVATKYPEQDLHQLLGIGHNNAKELPDFYVVGLQEVKAQPQNMVMGMFTDDPWTKSLRETLKEHDYIKVRNQRLQGLVLNIFCQRQHLTHLRLIEAQFTRTGFGGMWGNKGAVSVRLNIYGVSICVVNSHLTPHDHLLAERISDYNMILNQHLFTTKDTSSIFYHDYVFWIGDLNFRLNGEELSAEEIDLLVKKNQLDLLLDKDQLMAVMHSGEAFSELIENDIKFPPTYKYEFGSQEFDFKRRPSWTDRILYKVNTDVYEGIRLKATQSTYTSHPSYVQSDHKPVTGEFEITIRADYEDQGVTFLPLTEWFIDEENSVSYKLTGSIGPSCGDWIGLFRNGFTSLDEYIVYEYVARGRSDVGSAPPETDSITDRIYFSYSALQAPGMYQLVYVRQNGSTVGILGVSPPFPGYRRLQSNPL encoded by the exons ATGGCTGAGAAAACCGATAAACTCAG GTTTTATTTTGTCACTTGGAACGTTGCTACTAAATATCCCGAACAAGACCTGCACCAACTGCTGGGAATTGGACACAACAATGCGAAAGAACTACCAGACTTCTACGTTGTAGG TTTGCAGGAGGTGAAGGCTCAGCCTCAGAATATGGTAATGGGTATGTTTACCGATGATCCTTGGACCAAATCCCTGAG gGAAACACTCAAGGAACATGATTATATCAAAGTGCGTAATCAGCGCTTACAGGGTCTggttttaaacattttttgtcaGAGACAGCATCTCACTCATCTGCGGCTTATAGAAGCCCAGTTTACAAGGACAGGGTTCGGAGGCATGTGG GGTAACAAGGGTGCCGTTAGCGTGAGGTTGAACATTTACGGGGTCAGTATCTGCGTGGTAAACTCGCACCTAACGCCTCACGATCATCTTCTGGCGGAAAGAATTTCGGATTACAACATGATCCTGAACCAGCATTTGTTCACCACGAAAGACACCAGTAGCATATTTTATCATGA TTATGTATTTTGGATTGGAGATTTAAACTTTCGACTAAATGGCGAGGAACTGTCGGCAGAGGAGATCGACTTACTGGTTAAAAAGAATCAGCTTGATCTTCTGCTGGACAAAGATCAGTTAATGGCTGTAATGCACAGCGGTGAAGCTTTTAGCGAATTGATCGAAAACGACATCAAGTTTCCTCCGActtataaatatgaattcgGCTCTCAAGAGTTTGATTTCAA aCGTCGGCCATCTTGGACTGACAGAATATTGTATAAAGTTAATACCGACGTCTACGAAGGCATTAGACTGAAGGCGACTCAGTCGACTTACACAAGCCATCCCAGCTACGTGCAATCCGACCACAAACCAGTTACCGGAGAGTTTGAAATAACG ATAAGAGCTGATTACGAGGACCAAGGTGTCACGTTCCTACCACTGACCGAGTGGTTTATCGACGAGGAAAATTCCGTGTCTTACAAACTGACCGGAAGCATAGGACCGTCGTGTGGCGACTGGATCGGTCTTTTCAGAAACGGATTTACAAGCCTCGACGAATACATTGTTTATGAGTACGTTGCACGAG GCAGAAGTGACGTAGGCTCAGCTCCGCCCGAAACGGACTCGATAACTGATCGTATTTACTTCAGCTACTCCGCGCTTCAAGCGCCTGGTATGTATCAGCTTGTTTACGTCAGGCAGAATGGAAGCACCGTTGGAATTCTGGGTGTGAGTCCACCGTTCCCTGGTTACCGAAGGCTTCAATCGAACCCTTTATGA
- the LOC124305202 gene encoding inositol polyphosphate 5-phosphatase K-like isoform X2 — MAEKTDKLRFYFVTWNVATKYPEQDLHQLLGIGHNNAKELPDFYVVGLQEVKAQPQNMVMGMFTDDPWTKSLRETLKEHDYIKVRNQRLQGLVLNIFCQRQHLTHLRLIEAQFTRTGFGGMWGNKGAVSVRLNIYGVSICVVNSHLTPHDHLLAERISDYNMILNQHLFTTKDTSSIFYHDYVFWIGDLNFRLNGEELSAEEIDLLVKKNQLDLLLDKDQLMAVMHSGEAFSELIENDIKFPPTYKYEFGSQEFDFKRRPSWTDRILYKVNTDVYEGIRLKATQSTYTSHPSYVQSDHKPVTGEFEITIRADYEDQGVTFLPLTEWFIDEENSVSYKLTGSIGPSCGDWIGLFRNGFTSLDEYIVYEQK; from the exons ATGGCTGAGAAAACCGATAAACTCAG GTTTTATTTTGTCACTTGGAACGTTGCTACTAAATATCCCGAACAAGACCTGCACCAACTGCTGGGAATTGGACACAACAATGCGAAAGAACTACCAGACTTCTACGTTGTAGG TTTGCAGGAGGTGAAGGCTCAGCCTCAGAATATGGTAATGGGTATGTTTACCGATGATCCTTGGACCAAATCCCTGAG gGAAACACTCAAGGAACATGATTATATCAAAGTGCGTAATCAGCGCTTACAGGGTCTggttttaaacattttttgtcaGAGACAGCATCTCACTCATCTGCGGCTTATAGAAGCCCAGTTTACAAGGACAGGGTTCGGAGGCATGTGG GGTAACAAGGGTGCCGTTAGCGTGAGGTTGAACATTTACGGGGTCAGTATCTGCGTGGTAAACTCGCACCTAACGCCTCACGATCATCTTCTGGCGGAAAGAATTTCGGATTACAACATGATCCTGAACCAGCATTTGTTCACCACGAAAGACACCAGTAGCATATTTTATCATGA TTATGTATTTTGGATTGGAGATTTAAACTTTCGACTAAATGGCGAGGAACTGTCGGCAGAGGAGATCGACTTACTGGTTAAAAAGAATCAGCTTGATCTTCTGCTGGACAAAGATCAGTTAATGGCTGTAATGCACAGCGGTGAAGCTTTTAGCGAATTGATCGAAAACGACATCAAGTTTCCTCCGActtataaatatgaattcgGCTCTCAAGAGTTTGATTTCAA aCGTCGGCCATCTTGGACTGACAGAATATTGTATAAAGTTAATACCGACGTCTACGAAGGCATTAGACTGAAGGCGACTCAGTCGACTTACACAAGCCATCCCAGCTACGTGCAATCCGACCACAAACCAGTTACCGGAGAGTTTGAAATAACG ATAAGAGCTGATTACGAGGACCAAGGTGTCACGTTCCTACCACTGACCGAGTGGTTTATCGACGAGGAAAATTCCGTGTCTTACAAACTGACCGGAAGCATAGGACCGTCGTGTGGCGACTGGATCGGTCTTTTCAGAAACGGATTTACAAGCCTCGACGAATACATTGTTTATGA GCAGAAGTGA
- the LOC124305200 gene encoding uncharacterized protein LOC124305200 — translation MRVSPIFLTAACTSWLGVAAADRSPQVELSTEYFLVPQVPDRTGGVSVASVVSVPGPNRTISIFRGGQPGRNGAGGFAHPTAQSLLRQQPWALPLAALSAAAMIFMAGFEVFVLLKARAAVPSRRHLFLGQVLLLGLFLLAGLSAAPSLAPNPISCGALRLIGLPAALVFAALLVKCVFLLSLNSGVYLPAPYQALVLVFAILVQVAIIGQWFYGTPSNTNPLSSASESTSHSVRLIPSSIASPLPPPPSSSAPAFTSPGDHPMQQCCCSTPVGHLVASLGYASMLLISVGGLAIRARGLRDNNGEAAFIGLAVGASLPVWVSGGVGALTAREENREAWLAYALLATSLLVFLLMFLPKGRQLAALGRENATVVTHGNPHDRDDGLSSLPASGYSPSFFHFKPPNDTLESKMLPCHQSTDRVALVSSGIPNCTACRCSANQLYPEDLRSGPVDTFVQLPPGMYLRPEDTGNLYTTMSANPNVFFQRAAHPGMMY, via the exons ATGAGGGTGAGCCCGATCTTCCTTACCGCTGCCTGCACCTCCTGGCTCGGCGTCGCCGCGGCCGATCGGTCTCCCCAGGTCGAACTCTCGACCGAGTACTTCCTCGTCCCCCAAGTCCCGGACCGCACCGGCGGCGTCAGCGTTGCCAGCGTCGTCAGCGTCCCGGGACCCAACCGGACGATATCCATTTTTAGGGGTGGACAACCGGGCCGGAACGGAGCCGGTGGATTCGCCCATCCGACGGCGCAATCTCTTCTTCGTCAGCAGCCCTGGGCTCTGCCGCTTGCCGCCCTAAGTGCCGCTGCCATGATATTCATGGCCGGTTTTGAGGTCTTCGTTTTGCTCAAG GCTCGAGCTGCCGTCCCTAGCAGAAGACATTTGTTTTTGGGTCAAGTATTGCTGTTGGGATTGTTCCTTCTTGCTGGGCTATCAGCTGCGCCGTCTCTGGCCCCGAATCCCATCTCTTGTGGAGCCCTTCGCCTCATTGGCCTCCCTGCAGCTCTAGTATTCGCAGCGCTTCTTGTAAAGTGCGTTTTCCTACTCTCGTTGAACAGCGGCGTGTATTTGCCCGCACCCTATCAG GCATTGGTGCTGGTTTTTGCTATTCTAGTTCAAGTCGCCATAATTGGTCAATGGTTTTATGGCACTCCATCAAATACCAACCCATTGTCTAGTGCCTCGGAATCTACCAGCCATAGCGTACGTCTCATACCCTCTTCGATAGCCTCCCCTCTACCTCCACCACCGTCATCATCAGCACCAGCATTCACGTCGCCTGGGGATCACCCGATGCAACAATGTTGCTGCAGTACTCCGGTCGGCCATCTCGTTGCCTCGCTAGGTTATGCGAGTATGTTGCTGATCTCAGTTGGCGGTCTAGCGATCAGGGCACGAGGGCTTCGAGATAACAACGGAGAAGCAGCGTTTATAGGACTGGCAGTAGGCGCTTCGCTTCCTGTATGGGTCTCTGGCGGAGTTGGGGCTCTTACTGCCCGTGAAGAGAACCGTGAAGCTTGGCTAGCCTACGCACTTTTGGCCACATCCCTCCTTGTGTTTCTACTCATGTTTTTACCCAAGGGACGACAGCTCGCTGCCCTTGGAAGAGAAAACGCCACTGTTGTTACTCATGGCAATCCACACGATAGGGATGACGGGCTCAGTTCGCTGCCGGCCAGCGGGTACTCACCATCCTTCTTTCACTTCAAACCGCCAAATGATACTCTGGAGTCTAAAATGCTGCCCTGTCATCAAAGCACAG ACCGTGTTGCCCTGGTGTCTTCTGGTATTCCAAACTGTACAGCGTGTAGATGCAGTGCTAATCAACTTTACCCTGAAG ATTTGCGTTCAGGACCCGTTGATACTTTTGTTCAATTGCCGCCGGGGATGTATCTGAGACCGGAGGATACTGGAAATTTGTACACAACGATGTCTGCGAATCCAAATGTCTTCTTTCAGAGGGCAGCTCACCCTGGAATGATGTACTGA